The sequence below is a genomic window from Oleidesulfovibrio alaskensis DSM 16109.
GGCTCTTCTTTTCTACACGTCCACGCACTCCAGTGATGTGCTGAAGAAGAGCTCGCTGTAGGAGGCATGTCATGATGAAGGTTATTCTTAGAGCAGACGTTGAAAATCTGGGCAAGCTGGGCGACATTGTCGAAGTGCGCCCCGGTTACGGCCGCAACTTCCTGCTGCCGCAGGGCATGGCCATGGCTGCCACCGCTTCAAACATGAAAGTGTTTGAAATGGAACGCAGAAAACTGCAGGCAGAAATGGATGCAGTGCGCGCCACTGCCACCACTCTGGCAGAAAAAATCGCCGCAGCCGATGTATCCATCGCAGTGCGCGTGGGCGAAAACGACAAGCTGTACGGCTCTGTCACCCCTGCACACATTGCCGATGCTCTGGCAGAAGCCGGTGTTGAAATCGACCGTCGCCGCATCCTGCTGGATGCACCTATCCGCAATCTTGGCGAATACGACGTGCGCGTGCGCCTGCATGCCGACGTAGAAGCCGTAATCGCCCTCAAGGTAGTGGCCGAAGGCCGCACCGAGGAAGCTGATGCAGAAGAATCCGCAGCAGAAGAACCCGCAGTGGAAGAAGCCGCAGAATAGCACAGCCTTTCAGGGAAACGCTCCCGCCCGCACGGGCGGGGGCGGTCCCTTCGGGCAGGTGGATCAGGTTTCTGACGACCTGCTGCGTAACGTTCCCCCCCACAGTGTAGAGGCTGAACAGGCCGTGCTCGGGGGGGTTTTTTTACGCGGACAGGTATTCCACACGCTGGTTGATATCGTTAATGAAGACGACTTTTATCTTCCCGCTCACAAGACCATCTTTGAATCGTTTTCCGAGCTGTACCGCCGCAACTCACCCATTGATCTCATCACGGTAGCTGAATTTCTGAAAGATCAGGGTAAACTGGAGATGGCGGGCGGCACCGTGTATCTGGCAGAGCTGGCCGAATCGGTCATCAGCGCCGCCAACGCGGAACACTATGCCACGCTTGTGCGCAACAAGTCGCTGCAGCGCTCTCTCATCGGTGCCTGCAGCGATATAATCAGCAACTGCTACGATGCGTCACAGGACATCGAGCAGTTGCTCGACCATTCCGAATCATCCATATTTTCCATTTCCGAAAGGACCACGGGCAAAGTTTTCAAAAGCTCCAAGGAACTGGTCAGCAAGGTTTTTGAAGATCTGGAAAAACGGGTGGAACGCAAGGAGCTTGTCACCGGGGTAACCACAGGATACTTCCGGCTGGACAGCATGACGGCAGGCCTTCAGCCTTCTGACCTTATCATCATTGCGGCGCGTCCTTCCATGGGCAAGACCGCTTTTGTGCTGAACATGGCCATGCGTGCCGCCGTCAATGCGGGAACGCCCGTCGCCATTTATTCGCTGGAAATGTCCATGGAATCGCTCATGATGCGTATGTTATGCGCATGGGGCAAGGTTGATCTGGGCAAGCTGCGTAAAGGATTTCTGGACGACGAGGACTGGGCAAAGCTGTATGCTGCCGCAGACGTGCTTTCACGCGCGCCCATCTACATCGACGATACTCCGGCCATCACCACGCTGGATCTGCGTGCCCGTACCCGCCGCCTGCATGCCGACAAAGGCGTCGGCATGGTTGTTGTCGACTACCTGCAGCTTATGCGTTCCAGCCGCAGAACAGATTCACGCGAACTGGAAATTTCCGATATATCCCGAAACCTCAAAGCGCTGGCCAAGGAACTCAATATCCCCGTCATTGCGCTTTCCCAGCTCAACCGTAAAGTGGAAGAACGCACCAACAAGCGTCCCATGCTCTCCGACCTTCGCGAATCGGGCGCTATTGAGCAGGATGCCGACATCATCATGTTTGTCTATCGCGACGAGGTATATAACAAACGGGATGACAACCCCAAAAAGGGGGTTGCCGAAATCATCATCGGCAAACAGCGTAACGGACCAACCGGCATGGCAGAGCTTGCCTACATAGGGTCATACACGGCCTTTGAAGATCTGGCCGAAGTGCCTCCGCCCTCAGAAGAATTCCAGTAAACACAATGACGCCGCGCTCCCTGAGAAGCGCGGCGTCATTGTTTGTTCTGGCTGCGGTTGGCACCTACAGCCTGTCGGGATACGGCACCCCGGGCACCTTGCCTGCACGCACCACCTGATCCCATGTCAGACGGCGTATGATCAGCGTGCGGTCATCCTGCGCCGAGCGCCACATATCGGGCTTTACCGGAGCAAACAGGTATCCGGCAAACAGCCGCTGCCCGCCTTCGTCAATACCGATACCGTCGGCAAAACTGCCTATGGCATAGTAGTGGCGCATAAGCAGCACAGCATCGGAGATCACCGCCGGATCATCAACCTTCCGCCAGCCGCCCTGCCGGAACTCCGGCTGCCATCCGGAATCTCGCGGCATAAAAAGAACAGCTGTCTGTCTGGCCCTGTCAACGCACAGCCACACTGTAAATGAGTCCATTTGAGCAACCAGCTGTTCAGGGCGAAACGATTCCGCACCATAGATGCTGGCAGGTCCCGTACGCACGCCCGATTTGACGCAGCCGCACAGGGCGAACAGCGCAACGCAGCACAACAGAAGAGATATGTTTCTTTTCATTACCGGATTCTCCTTAAGCATGGTCTGCACATTGTGCACCCGGCATGCAGGTACATGCAAGGGGCCGACGCGGTCAGCAACACCATAACACAAAAAAATCTCTCCGGCATGGCCGGAAAGATCTTTGTAAAGACAAAAAAAGGCCGCCCCTTTCAGGGCGGCCCGGGAATGCTCTGCGGTTACTCAAGAATCTTGTTGTTCACCAGCTCAACCTTTGTTTTGGTAAGCAGGTCCTGCATGTAGGCACGGTACAGCTCTTCGCGCTTGCTCTGCAGCATGGCGTCAACAAAACGGTCTTTAACCTGCGCCCACTGAGTTTCATCGGGGGTAAGCACAGCGGCGCGCTTAGCCACAACAGCACCGGTGGGAGTCTGAAACGCTTCAGCTATCCATGCGTCATCGGCAGCCTTGAATATGGCGGAAGTCACATCAGGAGCCTGTCCCACACCGGGAATAAAGCCCTGACGGCCGAAAGGTTCGCTTTTCTTCACACGGGCTGCGGCAGACTGCGGCAGAGAACCGTCGTTCTTCAGCGCTGCTACGGCTTCGCGCGCAGCATCAGCGGCCAGCTTCATGGCTTCCTGCTGCTTCAAACGGGCGATGACGTCCGCCTTCACAACGTCCAGCTCGCGGTAGGTTTCTTCCTTGCTGGAAACAACCTTGGCCAGCATGTAGCCACCTTCCACTTCCATGGGCGTGTCAATGACAGACCCTTCGGGCGTGGTGAAAATAAGCTCGACAGATGCAGCTTCAACACCAAGCAGGCCGGTGGCCTGAGCGCGGGTGAACTGACCGCTGTCACGCAGGGAAAGGTGCATGCGCTCCGCCACGGCAGGCAGGTCTTCACCGGCAAGCAGTGCTTCCAGTGCGGCGTCCAGAGTGGGAGTAACCTTTTCCAGCGCGGCCTCTTCGGCCAGACGGTGCGAAATCTCATCATGCACTTCGTCCAGCGTGCGGATACGGGCGTTTTCTTTTTCTTCCACTTTGATGATGTGGAAACCGAACTGCGTGCGCACAGGTGCGGTTACCTGACCGGCGGCAGCGGCAAAGGCTGCCTGCTCAAACTCAGGCACCATCTGTCCGCGACCGAACCAGCCCAGATCGCCGCCAAGCGGAGCACTGGGCCCTTCAGAGGCTTCTTTGGCCACCTTGGCAAAATCAGCACCCTTGCGGATCCGCTCATACAATTCGTTTATCTTTTTCTCAGCCGCGGCCACCTTTTCTTCCGACGCACCGGCATCTGCCAGAACCAGAATGTGACGGGCGTGCACCCGTTCTTCCTGACGGAATGATTCTTTATTGTCTTCGTAATAGGCAGCTATGCGGTCATCAGAGACAGAAGCGCCGTCGGCCAGTGCCGCAGGAGTGATCATCACGTACTGCAGCGTCACGCGCGGGGGCACTTTATAATTTTCAATATTCTGCTTGTAAAAAGCGGAAATCTGCTCTTCGCCGGGCTTCACCTGATCCAGATAATTTTCCGCGGCAAAAAGCACATAATCCATGCTTCTGCGTTCTGCAGAATACAGGAACATGGCTTTGGCTTCTTCTGCGGTGACGGCGGCAGGCATGGTGATGAAATCACGCATTTTCTGCGCCAGCATGGAACGACGGATCTTGTCTTCGTACGCGCCGGGTGTGGTACCCTGTGCAGCCAGCACCTGTTTGTAACGCTCACCGTCAAAGTTGCCATCGGCATCGTTGAACACGGGAATCTCGGCGATACGCAGCTTCAGTTCGGCGGGAGAAACCTCCAGCCCCTGCTTTTCGGCCTGCTGCACAAGCAGCACTTCGGAAATCATCTGATTCAGAACGCGCATTTTCAGCCCCGCCTGCTTCAGATCTTCCGAGGTCACGTCCGGAAACTGAGCACGGACAAGCTCGACCTGCTGTTCATATTCTCTGGCAAAGGCATTGACGGTGATGGACGTTTTGCCCACCTTTGCCACCACATTGGAAGGCTGGTTGTCCATGGAGCCGACGCCCCAGAAGACAAACACGATGATGATAAGCCCGAAGGCGATTTTAACGCCCCACGACTGGGCGTTCTGTCTTATTGAGTCCAGCATGAGCACTCCGTTTTTTCAAAGCAGATGGGCCGCCGCTAAGCAGCAGCCGTTTTCGAGAGACGTACATAATTAAGCAATCCGCCTGCCCGAATAATGTCCAATTCCTTAGCAGTCAAATCATTCCTGACAGCCACTGCAGCGCCGCCGTCCACTGTTACCTGCACGACGGCTCCCGGAGCCAGCAGCGTGGTGTCCAGAGTGACGGTGCAGCCCTGTTCCAGCTGCGCATAGTCGGCTTTATCTTCCAGAATCAGCGGCAGAATGCCGAAGTTCACAAGATTGGCTCTGTGGATACGGGCAAGCGACTTGGCTATGACCGCACGCACACCCAGATGGCGCGGAGCAAGGGCCGCATGTTCGCGACTGGATCCCTGTCCGTAATTTTCACCTGCCACGATAACCCCGTTTTCCACGGCATCGGCCCGCGTGACAAAATCTTCGTCCACCCGGCCGAAAACATGCCGCGCAATGGCGGGCACATTGGACCGCAGCGAGGTTATTTCCGCACCGGCGGGCATAATGTGGTCGGTGGTTATATCGTCACCCAGCCGGATAAGCACACCGGCCTGCAGCTGCTCCGGCAGCGGTTCAAAACGCTCCAGCGCCACGATGTTGGGCCCGTAGACAACCGCTGTGCCTGCTCCGTCCTGCGGCGGATAGGCAAACAAATCAGCGATGGAAGGGACTTCGGCGGGCAGATCGGCCACCGCGGGAGCTTCTCCCCATGTGGCGGGATCGGTGAAACAGCCGCGCAAAGCAGCCATGGCTGCGGTCAGCGGACTGACAAGATAAACCTGCCCGTCTTTGGTACCGCTGCGGCCTTCAAAATTGCGGTTGAAGGTACGGGCCGACACGCCCCCGCTGACAGGGGACCCCCCCATGCCGATACACGGCCCGCATGAACACTCCAGCAGCCGTGCGCCGGAATCAAGCAGCGGCTCGACCAGCCCTTCACGCGCAAGCATCTTCAGCACCTGCTTGGAACCGGGGGAAACCAGCGTATCGGTGCCGGCGCATACCCTGTTGCCTGCCAGCAGGCTTACCGCACCTTTAAGGTCGGCGTATGATGAATTGGTGCACGACCCGATGGCCACCTGATCAACCTTCAGACCGTCCAGACTGGCCACCGGCACCACCCTGTCGGGCATGTGCGGCTGCGCAGCCAGCGGCTGCAGTGCCGAAAGGTCAATGACGACCTCTTCGTCGTATTGCGCCCCGTCATCCGCCGCCAGCGGCTTCCATACATCAGCACGGCCCATGGCCTTCAGAAAATCGAGGGTGCGCTCATCGCTGGGGAACACCGACGTGGTGGCGCCCAGTTCGGCCCCCATGTTGGTGATGGTGGCACGCTCGGGCACGCTGAGGGTTTCGACACCGGGACCGGCGTATTCAAACACCTTGCCCACACCGCCCTTGACTGTCAGCAGCCCCAGCAGATGCAGAATGACATCCTTTGCCGTGGCCCACCCCTTCAGGCGGCCTTCCAGACGCACTTTCACCACTCGGGGCATGGTGATGAAATACGGCTCTCCTGCCATGGCCAGAGCAACGGAAAGCCCGCCAGCCCCCATGGCAAGGGCACCTATACCGCCCGCCGTGGGCGTGTGGCTGTCCGACCCCACCAGCGTGGAACCGGGCACCGCAAAATTTTCCAGATGCAGCTGATGACAGATGCCCGTGCCCGCCGGTGAATAGACAATGCCGTACTTCTGCGCCACCGTGCGCAGAAAACGGTGGTCATCCGGATTGCGGAATCCCATCTGCAGCGTGTTGTGGTCCACATAGCTGACCGACAGGTCAGTGCGCACCCTGTCAACGCCCATGGCTTCAAACTGCAGATACGCCATGGTGCCGGTGGCATCCTGCGTCAGCGTCTGGTCTATGCGCAGCCCTATTTCGGCGCCCTGTGTCATCTCGCCGCTTACAAGATGGGCGGCAATGATCTTTTGTGTCAGATTCATAGTCATGGCTAATTCCCTCGTACTCACGGATAAAAAAAGTTGCCGCGCTCTGCGTGCCGCCGCACGGGGGAAGCATGCCGCCCCGTCCGGCTTGCACAAAGCCACGACAGGCAGCGGTCGTTTCATCCGCCCGCGCACAGGCGCAGGCAATCCATGAAGCGGCTTCCGGCATGTGGCGGCCGCCCCTCTGTTCACACACGGCTTGCGCCGTTTCGCCCTGCCGCCATGCAGCACGGCGCGGGTATTCGCTTATATACGCGCAAACCGCCCCGCAGGACGGCATGCTCTTTTCGCCGGAACGGAAAAAAACGGCCCGTGGCAGGCCAGAACCGCCGGCCACCGGTCATACGGTCCCGTTCAGGGTATTTCCAGTCCGGCGCTGCGGTATTCATTAAGCTTGTTACGCAGCGTACGCACTGAAATCCCCAGCAGGTCTGCGGCCATGGTCCGGTTTCCGGACGTCTGCTCCAGACCTTTGAGAATCATTATGCGCTCCATTTCATGCAGCGGAATGACTCCGCCGCTGAAAGGATCGGTGCCGCTTTCCGGCGAAGCACCGTCACAATGCTCCTGATCCGGCTGCTGCTCATGCGAGCCTTCATCGGCAAACACGGGCCAGCTGTCGGGATCAAGCAGAAAATGAGAAACAGTGATGGGCCCTTTGCCCGCAAGCAGCGATGCCCGCTCCATCAGGTTCTGCAGCTCCCGCACGTTGCCCGGCCAGTCATATTCCTCAAGCCACTGCACGGCGGCAGGAGCCAGCTCCAGCGGAGGCAGGCCGTAGTCGCGCACATACATGGCTATGAAAAAACGGGCCAGCCGCACAATATCATCGCCGCGTTCGCGCAGCGCAGGCAGGCGCAGCGGAATCACATTGAGCCGGAAGTACAAATCCTGACGGAACTTCCCTTCTTTGACCCAGTCTTCAAGCGAACGGTTGGTGGTGGCCAGCACCCGCACATCAACCTTGATGGTCTCGGTCCCGCCCACGCGGTCTATCTCGCCTTCCTGCAGTACGCGCAGCAGCTTGGCCTGCAGGCCCAGATCCATCTCCGAAATTTCATCCAGCAACAGCGTACCGCCGCTGGCCAGTTCAAATTTTCCCAGCTTTCTGGCTATGGCTCCGGTAAACGATCCTTTTTCATGACCGAAAAGCTCACTTTCGAGCAGGTGCTCGGGCAAAGCAGCGCAGTTGACCGCCACAAAGGCCTTGTCTGCTCTGTCGCTGCTGCGGTGCAGATACCGCGCGAACATTTCCTTGCCTGTGCCTGACTCGCCGGAGATCAGCACCGTGGCACGGGAAGGCGCAACCTGCTTTGCCAGTGCCAGCACCCGTGCCACGGCAGGATGCGAGCCGATAATACGCGAGCCGTCACCTTCGGGCAGGGGCGTACGCCCGCCCAGAGTGCTGGAAGCCGGTGCGGATGCCGGTGTCCGCGGCACCGCGGGCACAGCCGCTTTCACCTTTTCAAACTGCAGCGGTTCGAGCCAGTAATCGCGTGCTCCCATGCCTAAAAAACGCTCTGCTTCTTCTGCAGAGCCTTTGTCGGTGAAAATGATGACGGGAGGAAACGAAGAATCGTCAGCACTGACCGAAAGCAGGTCTTCGACCTTGTACCCCGGAAGCTGCGGACGCGAGAAAATAACCGACGGCCCTGATTTGCGGATAAACGCCGATGCACCTTTAAGGTTTTCGGCAATCCCCACTTCATAGCCGGCTTCTTTCAGCTGAGGGAAAATACGCGTGACGGACTGAGCCGGTGCGAGAAACAGAATGCGCCTTGATGACATGCTTATCTCAATACCCGTAAGAACAACTGGTTGCAATGCCCCAATGCATCATTATGCCACAATTCAGACAGATACGCAAAATACCCGTACAGGCGGCATAACCGCCTTTTCCACCGCGGGCTTGTGCGGTAGGCTTGGCGGCGCCGGCGGTATCCGGTACACCTTTTTTCCGGCCGTAACATCACTACACGCAACCAAAGAGAGAATCGCCATGCCCGATCCGGAAACAGACACTCTGCGCGCCTTGCTCCGCGCCGTCGCCTCGGGCAGAACCTCTGCCGAACAGGCACTGCAGCAGCTCAGGCTTGATCCGGGTACCGACATACTGGACGGGCTGCACCCCGACCATCACCGCGGGCTGCGCACAGGCATGGCCGAAGTTGTCTTTGCTCAGGGCAAGGACGACAGCCGCCTGCTGGCAGCAGTGGAGTCCATAGCCTGCCGCAGCGGACAGGTGCTTGTTACCCGTTGCACACCGGAGCAAGGTCGTTTACTTTCCCGCAGCCGGTCCGGCGGCGAATACTGGCCGCAGGCCGGTCTTTTTTCGCTGGGCAGACAGCTGACACTCACCCCGCCGTGGCCTTCACGGGGGCGTGTGCTGATTGTGACCGCCGGCTCGGCAGATATGCGTACAGCCTTAGAGGCACTGGGAACACTGCGTTTTCACGGCATTGATGCCGGATTGATATGCGACGTGGGCGTGGCCGGTCTGCACAGGCTGAGTGCGCACATGCGCGCACTGGACGCGGCGGCGGCGGTGATTGCCTGTGCCGGTATGGAAGGTGCCCTGCCCAGTGTACTGGCAGGATTTCTGAGCGCTCCCGTCATCGCTGTACCCACATCTGTGGGTTACGGCACGGGAGCAGGCGGCATGGCTGCCCTGCTGGCCATGCTGAACAGCTGTGCCGCGGGCATCACTGTAACCAATATCGACAACGGCTATGGCGCTGCCGCCTTTGCCGTAAAAATGCTGCAAAAAACAACACCGGACACAGCAGATTCATGCGACTAGCATTTTTCAACAGCTCCAGAAGCTGGGGCGGCGTCAAGACATGGACCGTGGAGTTTGCCGCCGCCCTGCAGCAAATGGGCCACGAAGTGACCATTTTCGGCCGGAAGGGCCCTTTTGTGCAGCGTGCGGCCCATGCCGGACTGCCCGCGCACGAAGTTTCATTCGGGCCTGACTTCAATCCCGCGTCCATCTGGCGTTTTGCGTCTTTTTTCCGCCGTCAGGGCACACAGGCAGTTCTGGTCAATGTAGGACGCGACATCCGCACCGCGGGCGTGGCAGCCGCCTTATGCGGGCTGCCCGTGGTTCACCGCATAGGCCTGCCGCGTGACATGCGCAATCACTGGAAAGTCCGGGCCGTGCACCGGCTGGTCAGACCGCACTATCTTTGCCCGTGCGAGTTTATCCGCCAAGGCATGCTGGACGCTCTGCCTTTTGTTGACAAAAAAGACTCCACGGTCATCCTGTCGGCCAAAACTCCGTCGCCTGCGCCCGCAGCACTGCGCCGCGACAGCGCCGCCCCGCTGCAGCTTGTGACCACCAGCCAGCTGAAGTCTGACAAAGGGCATGCCGACGTACTGCATGTGCTGCATGCACTTAAAGCCGACGGGCACCGCTTTCACTGGCACGTGGCCGGAACCGGCGACAAGGCCGGAGAGCTTAAAGCCACCGCCGCCGCGCTAGGTCTGGCCGGCGACATCACATGGCACGGCTTTACGCAGGATATCGGCAGCGTGCTTTCGCTGGCCGACGTGTTCGTGCTGCCGTCGCTCAGCGAGGGGCTGCCCAACACTCTGCTGGAAGCCATGGCACGCGGACTGGTTCCCGTCGCCCGCAATGTGGGCGGCATAGCCGAAGTCTGGCCGCACCATGGCCGGCAGCTGCTTCTGCCCGCAGACTCTTTCCGTCCGGCGCTGCATAAGGCGCTGGCGGACCTGACACAATCCGGAACAGAGCAGCTGAACTCTCTCGGGGCCGCCGCATGGACACAATGCCGGACCACTTTTTCAATGCAGACACAGGCTCCCAGGCTGGAGCAGTTCTTCAACACCCTGATACACGGAAATCCTGCATCATGCGTATCATCCTAGCCACATCCTCCACCAACAAGAGCGGAGGCTCGCGGCAGGCCCTGTATCTGGCACAGGGGCTCAGACAGCGCGGCCACGACGTGACATTTTTCACCGAAAAAAAAGCAGGACTGCGCGAGCTGGACCCGCATATGGACTGGGGAGATCTGCCTGCGGACAAACGCCGCTGGCGGCACGCTGTGGAGCAGGCGCTGCCTGAAGGCAGACAGCCGCGTCCGGCCATTTTTCACGCCTTTCATAATAAGGCCGTCAAAAAAGCCGCGTGGTGGGGACTGTTGTGGCGCAGGCGCAACGTGGTCTGTGTCGGGCACCGCGGGGTCGTCTACCGTCCCGGCAATCCGCTGCCTTATCTTTCTCCGGGCATCGGGGCCTTTATTGTCAACTCGCGCGCCTGCGCCGATGTGCTGCGCTGGTACGGTGTGGGCGCCTGCAGGCTGCATGTGGTGTACAACGGCATTCCCGCCGGACGCAGCACCCCGTGCAGGTCTGCGGCGCAGACCCTGCAGCAGCTGGGCATACACAAAAAAGACGGTGATGTTTTTTACGGCACCGTGGCCGGAGACAACCCCATCAAAGGGACGGAAGTGCTGCTGCGCGGATTTGCTCTGGCGCGGATGGAAAATGCCCGTCTGCTGGTCATAGGCGTAACCCCCGCAAAATGGCAGCCGCTGTGTGATGAGCTGGGGATCAGCCGACATGTAACCCTTTTGGGTAAAACGGAATGTGTGGCTGACTACCTGCAGCTGCTGGATGTTTTTGTACTGCCATCACTCACCGAATCCATGCCCAACACCCTGCTGGAAGCCATATGCATGGGACTGCCGGCCA
It includes:
- the rplI gene encoding 50S ribosomal protein L9 yields the protein MKVILRADVENLGKLGDIVEVRPGYGRNFLLPQGMAMAATASNMKVFEMERRKLQAEMDAVRATATTLAEKIAAADVSIAVRVGENDKLYGSVTPAHIADALAEAGVEIDRRRILLDAPIRNLGEYDVRVRLHADVEAVIALKVVAEGRTEEADAEESAAEEPAVEEAAE
- the dnaB gene encoding replicative DNA helicase, translating into MQKNPQQKNPQWKKPQNSTAFQGNAPARTGGGGPFGQVDQVSDDLLRNVPPHSVEAEQAVLGGVFLRGQVFHTLVDIVNEDDFYLPAHKTIFESFSELYRRNSPIDLITVAEFLKDQGKLEMAGGTVYLAELAESVISAANAEHYATLVRNKSLQRSLIGACSDIISNCYDASQDIEQLLDHSESSIFSISERTTGKVFKSSKELVSKVFEDLEKRVERKELVTGVTTGYFRLDSMTAGLQPSDLIIIAARPSMGKTAFVLNMAMRAAVNAGTPVAIYSLEMSMESLMMRMLCAWGKVDLGKLRKGFLDDEDWAKLYAAADVLSRAPIYIDDTPAITTLDLRARTRRLHADKGVGMVVVDYLQLMRSSRRTDSRELEISDISRNLKALAKELNIPVIALSQLNRKVEERTNKRPMLSDLRESGAIEQDADIIMFVYRDEVYNKRDDNPKKGVAEIIIGKQRNGPTGMAELAYIGSYTAFEDLAEVPPPSEEFQ
- a CDS encoding peptidylprolyl isomerase → MLDSIRQNAQSWGVKIAFGLIIIVFVFWGVGSMDNQPSNVVAKVGKTSITVNAFAREYEQQVELVRAQFPDVTSEDLKQAGLKMRVLNQMISEVLLVQQAEKQGLEVSPAELKLRIAEIPVFNDADGNFDGERYKQVLAAQGTTPGAYEDKIRRSMLAQKMRDFITMPAAVTAEEAKAMFLYSAERRSMDYVLFAAENYLDQVKPGEEQISAFYKQNIENYKVPPRVTLQYVMITPAALADGASVSDDRIAAYYEDNKESFRQEERVHARHILVLADAGASEEKVAAAEKKINELYERIRKGADFAKVAKEASEGPSAPLGGDLGWFGRGQMVPEFEQAAFAAAAGQVTAPVRTQFGFHIIKVEEKENARIRTLDEVHDEISHRLAEEAALEKVTPTLDAALEALLAGEDLPAVAERMHLSLRDSGQFTRAQATGLLGVEAASVELIFTTPEGSVIDTPMEVEGGYMLAKVVSSKEETYRELDVVKADVIARLKQQEAMKLAADAAREAVAALKNDGSLPQSAAARVKKSEPFGRQGFIPGVGQAPDVTSAIFKAADDAWIAEAFQTPTGAVVAKRAAVLTPDETQWAQVKDRFVDAMLQSKREELYRAYMQDLLTKTKVELVNNKILE
- a CDS encoding aconitate hydratase, producing the protein MTMNLTQKIIAAHLVSGEMTQGAEIGLRIDQTLTQDATGTMAYLQFEAMGVDRVRTDLSVSYVDHNTLQMGFRNPDDHRFLRTVAQKYGIVYSPAGTGICHQLHLENFAVPGSTLVGSDSHTPTAGGIGALAMGAGGLSVALAMAGEPYFITMPRVVKVRLEGRLKGWATAKDVILHLLGLLTVKGGVGKVFEYAGPGVETLSVPERATITNMGAELGATTSVFPSDERTLDFLKAMGRADVWKPLAADDGAQYDEEVVIDLSALQPLAAQPHMPDRVVPVASLDGLKVDQVAIGSCTNSSYADLKGAVSLLAGNRVCAGTDTLVSPGSKQVLKMLAREGLVEPLLDSGARLLECSCGPCIGMGGSPVSGGVSARTFNRNFEGRSGTKDGQVYLVSPLTAAMAALRGCFTDPATWGEAPAVADLPAEVPSIADLFAYPPQDGAGTAVVYGPNIVALERFEPLPEQLQAGVLIRLGDDITTDHIMPAGAEITSLRSNVPAIARHVFGRVDEDFVTRADAVENGVIVAGENYGQGSSREHAALAPRHLGVRAVIAKSLARIHRANLVNFGILPLILEDKADYAQLEQGCTVTLDTTLLAPGAVVQVTVDGGAAVAVRNDLTAKELDIIRAGGLLNYVRLSKTAAA
- a CDS encoding sigma-54-dependent transcriptional regulator is translated as MSSRRILFLAPAQSVTRIFPQLKEAGYEVGIAENLKGASAFIRKSGPSVIFSRPQLPGYKVEDLLSVSADDSSFPPVIIFTDKGSAEEAERFLGMGARDYWLEPLQFEKVKAAVPAVPRTPASAPASSTLGGRTPLPEGDGSRIIGSHPAVARVLALAKQVAPSRATVLISGESGTGKEMFARYLHRSSDRADKAFVAVNCAALPEHLLESELFGHEKGSFTGAIARKLGKFELASGGTLLLDEISEMDLGLQAKLLRVLQEGEIDRVGGTETIKVDVRVLATTNRSLEDWVKEGKFRQDLYFRLNVIPLRLPALRERGDDIVRLARFFIAMYVRDYGLPPLELAPAAVQWLEEYDWPGNVRELQNLMERASLLAGKGPITVSHFLLDPDSWPVFADEGSHEQQPDQEHCDGASPESGTDPFSGGVIPLHEMERIMILKGLEQTSGNRTMAADLLGISVRTLRNKLNEYRSAGLEIP
- the larB gene encoding nickel pincer cofactor biosynthesis protein LarB, which codes for MPDPETDTLRALLRAVASGRTSAEQALQQLRLDPGTDILDGLHPDHHRGLRTGMAEVVFAQGKDDSRLLAAVESIACRSGQVLVTRCTPEQGRLLSRSRSGGEYWPQAGLFSLGRQLTLTPPWPSRGRVLIVTAGSADMRTALEALGTLRFHGIDAGLICDVGVAGLHRLSAHMRALDAAAAVIACAGMEGALPSVLAGFLSAPVIAVPTSVGYGTGAGGMAALLAMLNSCAAGITVTNIDNGYGAAAFAVKMLQKTTPDTADSCD
- a CDS encoding glycosyltransferase, encoding MRLAFFNSSRSWGGVKTWTVEFAAALQQMGHEVTIFGRKGPFVQRAAHAGLPAHEVSFGPDFNPASIWRFASFFRRQGTQAVLVNVGRDIRTAGVAAALCGLPVVHRIGLPRDMRNHWKVRAVHRLVRPHYLCPCEFIRQGMLDALPFVDKKDSTVILSAKTPSPAPAALRRDSAAPLQLVTTSQLKSDKGHADVLHVLHALKADGHRFHWHVAGTGDKAGELKATAAALGLAGDITWHGFTQDIGSVLSLADVFVLPSLSEGLPNTLLEAMARGLVPVARNVGGIAEVWPHHGRQLLLPADSFRPALHKALADLTQSGTEQLNSLGAAAWTQCRTTFSMQTQAPRLEQFFNTLIHGNPASCVSS
- a CDS encoding glycosyltransferase family 4 protein, with protein sequence MRIILATSSTNKSGGSRQALYLAQGLRQRGHDVTFFTEKKAGLRELDPHMDWGDLPADKRRWRHAVEQALPEGRQPRPAIFHAFHNKAVKKAAWWGLLWRRRNVVCVGHRGVVYRPGNPLPYLSPGIGAFIVNSRACADVLRWYGVGACRLHVVYNGIPAGRSTPCRSAAQTLQQLGIHKKDGDVFYGTVAGDNPIKGTEVLLRGFALARMENARLLVIGVTPAKWQPLCDELGISRHVTLLGKTECVADYLQLLDVFVLPSLTESMPNTLLEAICMGLPAIATRVGGVPELVDNNGMLIPAGDHCALSHALRDMHNSPQQRLRWAAASRSMAPAYGLERRVERIEGIYRGLLRRRGLRQD